A genomic segment from Sparus aurata chromosome 20, fSpaAur1.1, whole genome shotgun sequence encodes:
- the epas1a gene encoding endothelial PAS domain-containing protein 1: MTADKEKRRAISREAARRRRRVESEVFGDLSRLLPLQPSVRAHLDKPSVIRLTLSYIRTHTILKGRTGTKTEAGHAAKYAPVKEGGEDRPECDEEKEAEEVEALEESDMYLRILEGFLMVLSTEGDMIYLSDNVSKYMGLTQTELMGHNIFEFTHPCDHEEIRSNLRLTAEEVWRGAKRDFVMRIKSALTNRGRSANLKSATWKVLHCQGRAKVCISPSSVSCLLLTCQPLPLSHTLLSTHTFTSQHSMDMRFTYCDPRVTSLLGYGPEELLGRSIYDLCHTLDTSCLNKNHMNLCLKTQSVSGQYRMLVKGGGYVWVESHSAVIPSVRPSKSRTGAHQPLCILCVTYVLSGVEQPSLQLSLDQTVHRYFR; encoded by the exons ATGACAGCCGACAAGGAGAAGAGAAG GGCGATCAGCCGCGAGGCAGCCAGGCGGAGACGCCGGGTGGAGTCGGAGGTGTTTGGGGATTTGTCTCGTCTCCTGCCGCTCCAGCCGTCTGTCCGAGCTCACCTGGACAAGCCGTCTGTCATCCGCCTCACCCTCAGCTACATCCGCACGCACACGATACTCAAAG GCAGGACGGGGACTAAAACGGAGGCCGGTCACGCTGCGAAATATGCTCCGGTGAAGGAAGGTGGAGAGGATCGGCCAGAGTGTGACGAGGAGAAGGAAgcggaggaggtggaggccttGGAGGAGTCGGACATGTACCTGAGGATCCTGGAGGGGTTCCTGATGGTCCTGTCCACTGAGGGGGACATGATCTACCTGTCCGACAACGTGAGCAAGTACATGGGCTtgacacag ACTGAGCTGATGGGACACAATATCTTCGAGTTCACGCATCCTTGTGACCACGAAGAAATCAGAAGTAATCTACGTcttacagcag AGGAAGTTTGGCGCGGTGCAAAGAGAGACTTTGTGATGAGGATCAAAAGCGCTCTGacaaacagaggaagaagcGCCAACCTCAAGTCAGCTACGTGGAAA GTTCTCCACTGTCAGGGCCGGGCGAAGGTGTGCATCTCCCCGTCTTCGGTGTCCTGcctgctgctcacctgccaGCCTCTgcccctctcacacactctcctcagcacacacaccttcaccaGCCAGCACAGCATGGACATGAGGTTCACGTACTGCGACCCGAg GGTGACTTCGCTGCTGGGTTACGGTCCTGAGGAGCTGCTCGGCCGCTCCATCTACGACCTCTGTCACACGCTGGACACAAGCTGTCTGAACAAAAATCATATGAACT tgtgtttgaaGACTCAGTCTGTCAGTGGTCAGTACAGGATGCTTGTCAAAGGTGGAGGTTACGTCTGGGTGGAGAGTCACAGTGCCGTCATACCCAGCGTCCGGCCCTCCAAGTCCAGGACCGGCGCTCACCAGCCGCTCTGCATCCTCTGTGTTACTTAtgtcctcag tGGAGTGGAGCAGCCGTCCCTGCAGCTCTCTTTGGACCAGACTGTCCACAGATACTTCAGGTGA